Below is a genomic region from Helianthus annuus cultivar XRQ/B chromosome 2, HanXRQr2.0-SUNRISE, whole genome shotgun sequence.
gaattttactccccctttgcttggagggaatggcccgacaatgtccattccccatttatggaatggccatgccgaggttatggGAACCAGgtcatgtttgggactttttggtattggggaatggatttgacaggcatcacatttcttcaactgctcaacggtgtcacgatgcattgatGGCCAGAagtatccaaggttcatgagctttgcaacgaccgacctagctccaaaatgagctccacatattccttcatgcacttccttaaccaaatacttgctttgttcggggcccacacatcttagcaagggtgcaaggtaaccttttttatagagggtttctccttgcaacacatattgtcttgctttgatctttaccctttcgGCTTCTGTTTGATCATTAGGTAGTTCATTATcttgaaggaattttttgataggagtcatccaatttggatcttcctcggtgactacatcttgcacttccaattcatcaatcgaccgggcctttaacacttcaaccaacacctttttcgtGAGGTGGGCGAACGTGAGGGATGCCaatttgctcaaggcatcggcctttttgttttgggaccttggaatctgtttgatgttgcatgtctggaaggtgttcattaactccttggatttttctttgtaccttctcatgttgggctccttggcgacgtagctgtcattaacttggcttgatactagcagtgaatctgtgaacacttcaagctttttgactttcatttctttggccagtcGTAGACCAGCGATCAatgcttcatattcagcctcgttattggtggtctgaaaattaaaacggagagcatatgtgaattctagcccctcagggttgattaggactaaaccagctcctgacccttcaacgcttgaagccccatcagtgaataatttccaggcttcagggttggagggttcagcggttgtggtgtttacttcttcaATTGTTTGGTTTGGGACTTCAACTAGGAAGTCTGCCAGGAcctgagctttaatggcttttcgtgggacataggtgatgttatgttcacctagttccactgcccattttgctagccttcctgagttctcaggtttttcaagcacattcttgacaggttggtcagtgaccacttgtataggatgtgcttggaagtatcttctaagccttctggctgtttgaaCCAGGGCTAGAGCGAGTTTTTcgaggggaggatatttggtttcagctagttttagagtttgctgaaaaaataaacgggtacctgagccttgtctctttcaatagtgagaactgcactgatggcttcgtcggcaactgaaaggtacaccgatatgagctccccagtttctggtgctgcaatatctggtagggaagctaagtgctgcttcatttgattgaaagcttcttcagcttcatcggtccatctgaaatcttttttatctgagcaattcttgagcgttttgtagaatggtagagacctttcggccagttttgaggtaaaacgcttcaaggctgcgagcttcccatttaagctttcaacctccttcttggttctcggtggtttagcttcaaggacagcttttactttgttagggttggctttgatactttgctttccaacgatgtgacccaggaattttccttcatcgaatccaaacgagcatttttccgggttgagcttcatgttgatctttctaaggtttttgaaagtttcttggatattatcaagcatttggtattccgttttgcttttaatcaccaagtcatcgacatatgcctccatgtttctacCGATTTGGTCTTCAAAGGCTTTATCAACGAGTCGCTGATAGGTGGCACATgcgtttttgaggccaaaaggcatcttttggtaacaaaaaatgcctttgtctgtgtggaaagctgttttttcttcatcctctttcttcatgaggatttggtgataacctttgtatgcatcaagaaaacatttaaacggataccccgtgagggaatcaaccttgagatcaatttccgggagcgggtagcaatctttgggacaagccttgttaagatctttgaaatctatacacattctccaagagttgtctggttttctgaccataacaggatttgcaatccatgattggtacttgacttctcggagaataccagctgatacaagcttttcgacctcttggcaagctgccaggcttctctcgggtgccagacttcttttcttttgaactacCGGCTTGACATTcggtggtattcttaactcgTGTTCAGCAATGTTTCGAGGGATCCCAGTCATATCTTCAGGAGACCAGGCGAACACATCACTGTGATGTttcagcagcttttcaaggtatgaaagagtctcttgggaaaggttggggttgacccttattcgttgctcagggtatttagggttTATGACTAACCCTTGCTTGTCTTTCTCACCGTTTGAACTTTCACCCTCGATCaggtaagcttcctgagagggttgaagggttgcgaTCCCTCTTTCAGTAGGAAATTTGACTGTGCCATGGCCGACAGACACTGCCATGTAgaatgcacattgtccgggcctccctatgattacgtcatagtttgaagggatgttgataaccacaaaggtcaGTGATCGGGTTCTTTCTTTTGATCCCTCCTTAAAACAAACATCAAGGGTTATCTGCCCCAAAGGCTTCAGGGTTATatcggcgataccttttatggaggttccagagggttgaagccttgaacgttcctcATCGCTTAAATGGTTGAAAAatttctcaaacatgatttcagtagctgctcccgtgtctatgtatgctttacatGTTTGTAATGTGCCCACGGtggcttcaaccacaaggggaccaGGAAGTGGGTCCTTTcttgttggggggaagcagacacactgaagctcccaagcttccaaccgctgcTTCTTGTAAGGAGCCTTTTCATCAGAAtacaccatgtttacttccttccctttgccttcagccatcttgtctcgaaccccttttaccaaatgagcgagttctcctgacttaacggcttcttcaattctctttttcagttggaagcactcattggtgtgatgtcccttttcttcatggaactcacagaattgcgtggagttctcattttttcgactcttggggagaggcctgggaggtctaaagttttgcttgacttcttccgttgccaggatttcttgaggggttttggtgaggggagtgaaactcatgcctttatCTCTGCCTGAAGGGTTTCGtccttcaacccttcgagggtctgaaccctttgggcgtctgtcgtaagagttaaagtttcctctctttctggctgggctaCTGCTTCGCCAGCCAGACCCCCTTTTCCTCTGTTCCTTGATATCCacagcttcctctccccgaatgtgagcttcggctctttcaagggcttcctctaaggttttgggcagagatttgttgaaatctcgtgtgaggtatttggaggttatggcgttcataaaaccggccactctcattttctcgtcAGCCCCTACATAGGTTAGTCCTTCTTTTTTATACCGTTCAATGAATGCCCGAAGACTTTCATCGTcgcgttgttttatctggaagattactgttgcgtccttaacgtatcgcctttgttgggagaagtttgccagaaaacctctgctgagatcgtcaaagcttcgaatgctttgagcaggtaggtcgttgaaccagattctggcagatccaacaagagtctgcatgaacattaggcaacattcagcatttgaccatttttctattcgagcagcaccagtgaagatctggagATGGTCTTCGGGATCTtcggtcccatcatacgttctgatgtgggctggcatcttgatctttgactgaaaatcataatcacctatctgccttgagaagcaggaaaggttgcttggcttgtaaggtttagccaagtcTTCTTCAGGTCTTGTACCTACATTGTTGCTATTGCCATGGTTCCCCTGGGTGGCTAGCACTTGATCGATGAAGTGTTGCcatgggaagttggccatcatctgagaCATCATGTTGGGTACGAGATTGAAACCCTGAAGGCTTCCCGGACCAACTGAGCAGTTTACCCCGAGAGGGGTGCTagtaacagcacttcgtgctaaagggagcacgaaCAGAGCTTGTTCCCATGTGGTAGTTAGAGAAGCAGGACAGCTAGTCACTGGGGACTGTAGGAGTTGGTCAAGCgttaactcgtgtcccagaggagtgCCACTAGCAAATGGTTGGGAAGAAAGAATAGGATGAACAGTTGGATTTGTCATAGTGGATAGATAAGGATGAAGGTTTGAAGGGTTGCTTGGACCAGCCTCACCTCTTGTAACAAAGGGTGGTAGGGGTGGTCCAGGAGACAACGTTGGCtcaggttcatcgtaatctagacgaatccttacccccttttccctttctctactcacatgctggttaagaagtgaccttaactcgagaaagttattagcgaccccctcgggggtaagttcaacacgtgccGGGGTGTCCgacacaccaacgttgggagacggagccccagatctggatggggttggtgtgttgaaggtaaggaactcgggtgtactccccggagttgaaaacgGTGTTGTTATAGTTGTGTGAGCTTGGCCACTACCCGGGGTGgaggtgttagggatctggttcacctctcccggggatccactttctgacatggtggttttgagtgaagagagctacactactaggtcttttttgagaagaaacagcggcgtagccccacggtgggcgccaacttgttgatgcaacaaacacgggacctGGGATGGTAGCTaagttggttaggcaaaagggctgaagggttcagttttgcctaacgcaggtcgcggggtccctccacgtttgcaaaacgtagaaggaggttcactagtatgtaattgttatttgctttgaagttccttCTCCGAGacaagctcgaatccagaaaagaaagcaaatagaatgagtgTGTGGTGAATGTGATGAAGAGTAACTTAGAAGTGATCAAGTACTctttgaatgaccagagattaaggaatctctgtgtTTCGGAATGTCCCAGGAGTGAAAATGAgttgtcttcttataggggaagacatctctTGAAATGGCATATACAAGACTAGTGAGACCTGTTCGCAGTGGaaggtttccccttttggggttgaaggctttggacccctggttaatagagtgtacttgtgcagacctgctctgagttTGTGGGCGTGAGTTGGTGAGGCGAGTTCTCAGATGTGACTGATTACTGTTCCTTGCTTTTCTcactttacagcttttcatccgatgaacctttcaaccttttaagctcttgcatattagtcattttatttaaccttgggctacccccgtcgtcaaaCCCAAACAATTATGGTCAACTttaatggggtggtggtccatcaGCAAAAGCAAAGCCTTTAAACATTTTGGGAGATTGAGGTTTTGAATTCAAGTTCCACGACGACAGGATTAAAGAAATTttccattcaaaaaaaaattgttaatcAAGGAAAGTGCTTCGTACACAATCTATCAAAGTATCCAAGTTATCGTTTTGTCATCTTATCTACCCTAATTCTCCAACAgtaaatgataaaattgaaacaAGCGAAATTATAATTCATTGTTCAATGATAATCTATACTCACAACCAAATAATCCGATTTCAATGTTAATTATaaaaatttggattattaaaattcaCATCTATAAAAAATATGAGAATCATAAGTTACATAATtctaaaaatgttttaaaaatagtGTAATTCCCCTGTGTGTCATGGCTGGAGTTCGATCGCAATCGATTCTGTTCATTACGTACCGACAATTAGCATAGCACCAAAAGAGAATACCCAAAAAAGTTATGTTATGTTCACAAGGATATGAACACCTGTTTTAATTGAATGgaaaccataaaaacaaatatcAGTAACGATTTCGATAGTACCAATACTAGTACCAATATTCAGTCGGAATCGACGTGGTACTAACACTGTACTAATTTGATTAAGTTCGGTTTGTCAcaataaagaacaaaaaaaaattatatttgtcATGTTTGATAATTAGCGAAAATTGTATCAAAATATAGACAACGGTGGCTTagaaattttataaaacattacattatATTTTTCGAATAACAAAAAGGTAAATAATgtgattttatataatataaaaaaactaaatgTGAAATGTGATGTAGCTttgaaaacatgtttgtttgtatTTTAATTGTACACTACTAATCACAACTCGACTTCAAAAAAGTTATATCGAGATATAGATAAAAACAAGTACGCTGCATCGTCATACTTggaattttataaaacatcatacgTTAAACGTTATAAAAGATAAGACAAATCAAACACCACAAAAAACcttaaaatttatgttttttcTTCCATCAAAAAATCCCTCGAACACTTTTTTACACATAAATCATTCCACATGTAAAATTGTGATACTTTTATGTAAATAACCTAGAATCTAGAGACTCGTTTGCGTTTGCTTACATGTTTTCTTTACATCAATTAGGAAGGAATGACTTAtgcgtttttttttaattattttgttgATTAAGAATTATATGACTATTTAAGTTCGCAAAACTAATATCATTTTGATTCCACCAAGGGTTATTTTTATCATATACTTTGTTACGAAAATATGCATATAATTAtctaatataaaaaaaacaataaccaTATCACAACGAGGGTAATTTTTCCTTTTATGGTTTTTGAATGTTAATTTAAATTGAGAGTGAATTGCAATAATTGTCTTTTATCTTTATATCATTTtgcaagaattgtcctttatgtttaaaattaaCGAGTTTTGtgctttatgtttaaaaatcaagtaCGTTTTACCCTTTAggtctaacccagttagttttttcagttaaatttgatCATGTGCTAGGCACATGTGGATATATTTGTCTTTTTACCCTGTTAATTAAGAAAACAACTTAAGAAAAACTAAAATATTATATGTACACACTCATATATGAACACTCCTTATGTCACTCTCTTTCATCTCTCTTACCACCACCACAACCTTCttctaccaccaccaccgccgcctccttccatcaccaccaccactacctcATCTACACTACAGCGCCTCCACAACCATCAACGTCGCCTCTCTCTCTTGCATCACCACCCTCACACAAGCACCACCATCACACCACCCCCACACCACAACTATCAAGATCCGGCAAGAGCCGTTTTTCCGGCGACCATGGTGAGCTACAACAGCGGTCATAAAGAAACCCATAGCAGTCCGGCACCACCGTATTCTCCCATATTCTCAAATTCAAATCAAGATAGAAATTCATCAAACTCTCTTTACAAACATGAATCAAAGTAGCAGTAACACCCTCTCCATCTCCCTTTCTTTACCGACCAACAACCCACACAACAAATCTGATGTACAACAGGTGGAAGATGCGATGGTGGTTTAGGGTGTAAGGTGGGGTCGTTAGGTTTAGCGTGGAGGGAGCGGCCGCTGCGCCACCGCCGTTGGCGGCGGCGGAAGTGGGTAGAGTTGAAGGGCCTCTCTTATGAGCTCCTTCTTTTATAGTTGTGTGCAAACCCCAGATGAAAAAGGTCAAATGTTTGATGGTGTTTTGTGATACCCCCATTTAAAAAATCGGGTATTGGTGATTGGGTAATGGTGAGATTGAATCTAGATTTGGAGATTATATGAACTTAATTAGGAGCACGAACTGTTTGTGACTTTGTGTGTGTATAAATTGGGAGTAGATCTAGGTGGGGATTTAAGATAGGAAAATAATTGATCTAAAATAACTAAATTACAGATCTGGTGGTGCCCGCCGCCTTTTTTCTCATCCATAGATCTGGGCCGAAGGGTGGTGGTTACAAGTGGTGTGGTGGGCGATGGAGAACATATGTGGAGAGAGGGGGTAGATAGTGGTGGTTGTTTGTGATGGTTGGTGGTGCGGTGGGTGGTGGTTGGGAGTGGTGTGGTGGGTGGCGGTTGTTTGTGGTGGACATGCTGAGAGAGGGAGAACGGTTGTTATATATGttgtatacatatacatatacatatattatatataatatatatattatattaatatcTTAAATTTATtactgttttatttttaattaatatatttatatatataggtaaaaagactaaattacccttgtgtgatctgatttaacaaaaaaatctaactgggttagcccTAAAGGATagaacgtgcttgatttttaaacatgaagcacaaaactcgtcaattttaaacataaaggacaattcttgcaAAGTGGTATAAAGATCAAGGACAATTTTTGCAATTCACTCTTTAAATTGATGTAAccttttcattttaaaatcataatttttaggCAAATTGAATTTAAATAATACCAACCTTTTCAATTTGGCGGATAATAATCCAAAGttagttattggccgataataatccgaacttgtccacttttggccgacaatagtccgccgttaaaaatagcttaacggagttaaggttttttccgaattacaaaccgatgtttcatggattttgatcagaacgaggatacgagtcaatttatgtaaaacttacatCGAAACGGTGCTTCAAACGGCTTGCTTTTTGTAAATTgtaagtttaaacacccgaattgaagcaccgttttcatcgtttggggcagtatttcaaggtaaattttacatcaatcaactcgtatcctcgttctaatcaaaaatcctaaacatcggtttgtaattcgtaaaaaaaatttaactccgttaagctatattTAACGCAGACTATTATCGCCAAAAGTGGAtaagttcggattattatcggccaatataagccaaattgagaaagttgagattatttaaattCAATTTGCCTAATTTTTAATTAAACTCTTTCATATAAATTACAATTCAAAATTTTAATGAATTGCGTTTAGTCTTGTAAATCGTACGTACCTACCAACCAGGTTAAAGAAAGAGTCGAAACGTGTTCCAACCTAAATGATTTCGATGAAAATGAGTCCATTAAAATAGTGTTCCTACCAAAATGATTTCGATGAAAATGAGCCCATTAAAATATTCAAACATGTTCTAATAAAAGGTgtcatttaaaatttaaataactTTTTTCAATTCATGACAAATAATCCTCAAATCCGTTAGATCAAAGGCATTTCATACATCAACGGCCAGATCTTCCTATCaaaacaaaaaaacacaaaaccctaatttcaaaaaCATGCAGCCGCACACACCCAATCCACCCACGCTCCACATTTTTATAAGAATTTAAAAAAAGCACCGCTAACAAAATTATAAAAAGATAAAAGTAAATTACTAAAAGTACCGCTaacaaaattataaaaaaaaagataaaagtaaattattttttttcttcatgtgttttagtggttgtaaccccttaagttcaaaaaaaaaagttaatcgCTCTGAGTttttaaacaatcattttataacattttaaGTCCATCTTTTTAACACCAGTACTTTTGATTTTGTACTCAACtgattaaaaccactaaaacacagaaATTCAAAACATTATAAAATGAATGGTTAGAGACTCACgatgttaaactttttgattttgaactcaaatagtcaaaaacattaaaacacCGGGACTTAAAAGATaatttactaaaaaaataaaaaataaaaaaaaccaatgGCGCTAATTTTCAGTTTTGGCGGGTTAACATATAACGTCCAAAAACATTCAGACAGGGACAATTTCGTCATTTCACACTTACCGCCTCTAGGGTTTTCCACACCTTAAAATCTTTTACATTTCATTTTGCCGCTACAACTTCTCCtcgctttctctctctacaaatcACTACATTACAGTGAGGTTTTCTGCATTAATCCGTGATCCAAACACTCAAATCAACTTGTTCTTCATCTTCTCTGAACTAATCTGCTTCAATTTCACCCAATTTTCGCCTTTTTTCGCGTGATTTTGAAGCAAACTGTTCCatccgttcgattcgatcgtTGATCAGTGGTTTCAGCATTTGAATTTCATCAATCGTAGAACAAATCTGCTTGGATCTGTGTTTGGTTGCTTGATTTTCAACCGACGTCATAAAATTCGGGTTTGATTgataaaattagggttttaaagTGAAGTGATCTGGAAATGGGGGATGTAAGTGATAAGGTGAGTGATTTATTGATTTATtgttaatttttgttttaattgttgaATTTCTGAGTGATTTTGTGCTTTGATTGATTgacttttgtttatttatttatttgtttaattttgGGGTTTTTAGGGTTCTGAGTGTGATGAGATGATGAAATGTGAGATGAGTCCGGAAAGAGGTGGATCGGGTTCATCGGACGGTGGTGGTGATTTGATCAAAAGTTGTGTGGATTGTGGGACCACTAAAACGCCTCTCTGGAGAGGGGGTCCAGCTGGACCTAAGGTATAGTTTAATAATATTATGTTTGGTATTTTCTAGAGGTGTAAACGGGCTGCGTGTTACAGTGAGGTCCGTTTAAATAATCAAGCTCGAGTTTGGCTTGTTTTCAGCTTGTTTAAACCTGTCAAACTCGAGCTTGTTTAAATTTCACTAGTTTGATTTTTTATATGATAAAATATATatgatttatattttttaatcaaTTGAGTTTTCTTTAAATTTATTTATGTGATAACTGTGTCTCATTTAGTTATTTTAAGCATATTTATTTACAGCAGAATTTATGATGTAATCACATATTTTTAGTACAAagtaaaaaaatgtatttttattagagttaattactgtttttgtcttgtggtttgtcaaaaatcactatttcagtttATTAGTTTAAAATTTGCTATTTCAGTCTACCTTGTacccatttcagtccctgtgcttaacagaataatggattgaaatggttacgaaagtgaaatcacagtgtctgaaatcacaatttttaaactaatggactgaaatagtgatttttgacaaaccatagaagacaaaaatagtaattaactcttttttatataaataaaaaatttgtTAGACAAATGGGCTTAGTTAAGCTCGGTTTGTGAAGCTCGAGCTCAATCTTGTTTATTAAATGAATTTTAATTTAAACTTAAGTGTGTTTAGGCTTTTCATAAGTTGATATTTCTTTACAAACTTATATAGTTTGTTCCATTTTTTTTCCTAAATTGATTTTGAATAAATTGATTATGCAGTCTTTATGCAATGCATGTGGGATCAGAAGCAGGAAGAAGAGAAGTGGATCAATGGGTACACAAAAAGATGATAAAAAACCAAAGAAAACCAGCACTGCATCTGGTGGTGATAGTCAAAGTAGTGATTTGACCACCAGTAAGAGTAACAGCATGTGTTTGAAGAAGAGATTAATGGTGTATGGTTCAGAAATGGTGTTGCAGAGACCAAGATCAAGGGTGACTAAGAAGAGAAGGATGGTTGGAGAAGAAGAACAAGCTGCAATCTTATTAATGGCTTTATCTTGTGGTTCTGTTTTTGCTTGATCAAGAAATAAAGTAATgtagttttaggtttttgttgGTGA
It encodes:
- the LOC110896216 gene encoding uncharacterized protein LOC110896216 — translated: MNTPYVTLFHLSYHHHNLLLPPPPPPPSITTTTTSSTLQRLHNHQRRLSLLHHHPHTSTTITPPPHHNYQDPARAVFPATMVSYNSGHKETHSSPAPPYSPIFSNSNQDRNSSNSLYKHESK
- the LOC110922470 gene encoding GATA transcription factor 16; amino-acid sequence: MGDVSDKGSECDEMMKCEMSPERGGSGSSDGGGDLIKSCVDCGTTKTPLWRGGPAGPKSLCNACGIRSRKKRSGSMGTQKDDKKPKKTSTASGGDSQSSDLTTSKSNSMCLKKRLMVYGSEMVLQRPRSRVTKKRRMVGEEEQAAILLMALSCGSVFA